In the Aeromicrobium fastidiosum genome, GCGGGTCACCGTGAGGCACGGTCGCATCGACGAGGTGCTCCGGCCCGACGAGCGGTTCGCGGTGGTCGTGGCCGATCCGCCGTGGGTGCCCTCGGCAGGCATCACCGAGTTCCCGGACGACCCACCGATCGCGATCGACGGTGGCGACGACGGTCTCGCCCTGGCGCGCACGTGCTGCGACGTCATCGACCGGCACCTCGCTCCCGGCGGCTCGGCGATCGTCCAGATCGGCACCAGCGAGCAGGCCGAGGCCCTCGACCAACACCTGCGTGAGTCCGAGTCGGGTCTACGGCTGGTCGAGACGCGCGTGCACGAGCGCGGGGTGCTGGTCGCCCTGGTCAGGGCCGGTGCTGCTTCGGGATGAGCTTGTGGGTGCCGTCGCACCATGGCTGCGATCCCGACTTGCCGCACCGGCACACCGCGCTGATCGGTCGGGTGGTGCGGTGCGGGACGCCGTCGGCGTCCTCGATCACGTGGTCGCCGCGCAGCAGC is a window encoding:
- a CDS encoding methyltransferase; the encoded protein is MTDVDFGGLTIAFDDRVLRPREWTLAQSTWAAELLVTAPAGPVLELFAGVGHIGLAAVASTDRELVMVDLNPAAVELARRNIDAAGLASRVTVRHGRIDEVLRPDERFAVVVADPPWVPSAGITEFPDDPPIAIDGGDDGLALARTCCDVIDRHLAPGGSAIVQIGTSEQAEALDQHLRESESGLRLVETRVHERGVLVALVRAGAASG
- a CDS encoding CDGSH iron-sulfur domain-containing protein, which encodes MSEVAHPDVILCAGGPMLLRGDHVIEDADGVPHRTTRPISAVCRCGKSGSQPWCDGTHKLIPKQHRP